Within the Myxococcota bacterium genome, the region GACGACCAGGTGTTCTCGCTGGTGACCGTGAACCTGGTGATCCTGAAGAGCGTGGCGACGATCTCCGACCCGATCGACGGCACCACCCGGCCCAAGTCGATCCCCGGCGCGATCAAGGAGTACACCATCACGGTCACCAACCAGGGTGCCGGCGCGTCGGACGCCAACACGATCAAGCTGGCCGACGCGATCCCGAGTCAGGCCGAGCTGGTGGTCACGGACATCGGCGGCGCGGGCAGCGGGCCCGTGCTGTTCACCCAGGGCTCGCCGACGAGCGGCCTCACCTACACCTTCACCGCGCTCAACAACGGCGCCGACTCACTCGAGTTCTCGAACAACGGCGGCACCACCTGGACCTACTCGCCCACCGCGAACGGCAACGGCACCGACCCCGCGGTGACGAACATCCGCATCAGCCCCACCGGCGCCTTCGCCGGCAAGAGCGGAGTGACTGCTCCGAGCTTCACGATCCAGTTCAGGATCAGGATCAAGTAGCAGTTCCGATCGGCTTCGTTCGCCTGCGGCTCACTGCGCGCTGCTTCCGCAGCTTGCGGGCTCGGCTCAGGGCGGCCTTCGCCTCGCCGCTTCCGATGAGCTTCGTTCGCCTGCGGCTCACTGCGCGCTGCTTCCGCAGCTTGCGGGCTCGGCTCAGGGCGGCCTTCGCCTCGCCGCTAGCCGACGCTGGCGCGGCCCTGGTAGGTGTAAGTCAGGAGCTTCGGGCCCGGCAGGAACTGGTGGGTCAGCTCCTGGATGCGGAAGCCGGCGGCCTGGATGGCTTCGTCCGCGGCGCGGTTCATGTTGCAGCCGCCCGCAATGACTTTCCACAACGGGTTCAGCCGGTCCTGCCAGCGGCGCAGGCGCGGGTCGTCGGCGCGGCCGTGCTCCACGAACAGGAGCTCGCCCTCGCGGCGCAGCACGCGGCGCGCCTCGCGCAGCGCCTGCACGGGGTCGGGGATCGAGCACAGGGCCCAGGTGACCACCACCGTGTCGACGCTCGCTTCCGGCAAGGGCAGCCGCTGCTCGGCCGACTGCTGCAAGAGCTCGACCGGCCGACCCGTCTCGGCGGCGCGCCTGCGCGCGAGCGCGGCGAGCTCCGGCGAAGGCTCCACGCCGAACAGCTGAGTCACTCCCGAGCCGTAGTGCGGCAGGTTCAGGCCCGAGCCGATGCCGAGCTCCACGGTGACTCCGCGCGCGCCCGACACCACCTTCTGGCGCACGGGCACCAGGTCCGCGTT harbors:
- a CDS encoding class I SAM-dependent methyltransferase; the encoded protein is MGFYQKYVFPRLIELAMSNADLVPVRQKVVSGARGVTVELGIGSGLNLPHYGSGVTQLFGVEPSPELAALARRRAAETGRPVELLQQSAEQRLPLPEASVDTVVVTWALCSIPDPVQALREARRVLRREGELLFVEHGRADDPRLRRWQDRLNPLWKVIAGGCNMNRAADEAIQAAGFRIQELTHQFLPGPKLLTYTYQGRASVG